The stretch of DNA CAGAAACCCTTGAGGAGATAGCTAGTGAGGAAGAGGTTAAAAAGGTAGTTGATTACTTTGATACGAAAGAACCAGAGGACGCATGGAAAAGTGATGAAGATCTTGCAAATGAACTAGGAGTCTCTGGAACACCTACTATTTTTGTTAATGGTAAACGTTTCGATGGAGAAACGATGGATGACTTAAATAAATTGGTAGAGGATGCGGCAAAGGAGAAAGGCAATGAATAAAGCTTTACTTCTTGCCTGGGTTGCGGCTCTTATTGCAACGATAGGGAGTTTGTATTTTAGTGAAGTTCTCCTTTATATTCCTTGTACGCTATGTTGGTATCAACGGATTTTTATGTATCCTTTAGCGATCTTATTGGGGATCGCTTTTTACCGCAATGATAATGCCATTGTGAAATACATGTTACCGTTGTCCATTATCGGAATGCTAATTTCCGGTTACCATACTGCCTTGCAAAAGATTCCATATTTGCAGCAGTTTGAAATGTGTAAAAGCGGTGTGCCTTGTTCGAAAGACTATATTAATTGGCTTGGATTTATTACCATTCCAATTTTGGCGTTTACTGCCTTCACAATTATTACCGTCTGTTTAGTATTTATTGCACGTAGAAAAAGAGACTAGTGATAGTCTCTTTTTTAGATTGATTTAGTTGGTATTAGATTGATTTACCAAGAAAGGCTGTTAGCATCCAAACATGTTTTTCGAGTCCGGAATGAATAGCGAGAAGCATATCACCTGTTGTTTCATCATTCTTTTCTCCAGCGAAACTCATTCCTTCTTTTAATTCACCAATGATAATAGAGAAATCATTGATAATGGTTTGAACCATTTCCTCAGCACTTTCATTGCCCTCTGCTTCTTTTATAGAAGAAAGTTCAAGACATTCTTTCATTGTTGCTACTGGATTTCCACCAATTGCTAATAATCGTTCTGCTAACTCATCAACATGCAGCCCAGCTTCGTTGTAGAACTCCTCAAATTTTGCATGTAAGGTGAAAAATTGACTGCCTTTCACATACCAATGATAGTTATGTAACTTAATATACAATACAGACCAGTTTGCAATTTGTTTGTTAAGTACGCTGACTAACTGATTTTCCATTTGTAAACCCTCCATCATTTTGTCTTCTATTATATTATTACCAAAGAATTGAGATGAATCCTGTACAAAATTGAGGGATATTTTGTCAATTTAGTGAAGAATGTCGTTGTTACAGTGAGATTTCATGAAACAATGGTGCAATAGAATGTAATATTATCACCTTAATTATCCACTTATGGATAAAGTTTGGAATATATTTTCTAATGGTTGGTTCTTCCAAATGATAGACAAATGCTTTTATAGTGGGCGATATTTTTACTAGATTGCCTATGGAATTTATTGGTTAATGAATAAGTATGTTACAACTGATAGCCTTATTAGTAGAGAACACAACGAGACTATTAGGAGGTAACAAAACATGAATAAATTTAAAAAGCTTTTAATTGCGACAGGATTAATGTTATCGATGTCAGCATTTACTGGTGTTGCTAAGTCTGAAGCAGCAACCACTCACAAAATTCAGTACGGAGAGACATACTGGAAAATAGCCAAGGGATTTGGTATACCTATTAATAGTGTAATGAGTGCAAACAATAGTAAGCCGCTAATCGCTGGTCAAAATATGATTCTGCCAAACTCTCCAATTTCAGCAGCAGATGAAGAGTTAATGGCAAGATTAGTTCGTGCGGAAGCAGTTGGTGAGCCATATGCTGGGAAGGTAGCTGTTGCAACTGTTATTCTTAACCGAGTGAAAAGCCCAAACTTTCCGAACACCGTCCGTGGAGTAATTTATCAAATTTCAAATGGACATTATGCATTTACACCAGTTGCTAATGGCCAAATCAATCAGCCAGCTGACGCAGAGTCGAAAAGAGCGGTTAACGAAGCCATCGCTTTGATGGGTAAAGGAAATGGTTCATTATTTTTCTACAATCCAAAAACAGCTTCAAGCCAATGGATCTTTTCTCGTGAAGTAACCGTAACAATCGGAAACCATCGTTTTGCTAAATAAAACACTTCTTATACAAAAAGCAGTGGACACTGGATATAGTGTACCACTGCTTTTATGTATTTATTTATGTGCCTATTTTATTTTTAGTGCAACGAGGCTGGCAAAATCATGAATAATAGTTGCTGCGAGTAAGGAAGTAATCTGGGTTGGGTCGTATGGCGGTAAAACCTCAACTAAATCAAAACCAATAAAATTAAAATCGGTTAGGGAACGAATGATTTGTAAGGTTTCAAAGCTATTTAATCCACCTACTTCAAGCGTCCCTGTTCCAGGTGCGCAGGATGGATCAACAAAATCAATATCAAAACTTAGAAAACAAGGTGTATCTCCGATTTTTTCCTTCATTTCTTTTACAACGTTTTCAAATCCACGTTCTTTTAATTCAGGTGTTGTTATCACATGATATCCTAAATCACTACTTGAATCGATATCTCCAGGATGATTAAGTGTTCCGCGAATACCAACCTGAAAAACCTTGTCGGGAATCAATAAATTTTCCTCATATGCACGGATGAATGGTGAGCCATGCCAATATTTTTCTTCATAATAGGTATCCCATGTATCTGTATGAGAATCAAAATGAATTAACGCTACAGGACCATGAATTTTGGCTGCTGCTCTAAGATTTGCTAATGTAACAGAATGATCGCCGCCTAGTCCAATTGGGATAATCCCCTTTTCCATTAACTCCATCACTGCTTTTTCCATTACCTCATAACTTCGATGAATATTATGTGGAATAACTGAAACGTCACCAATATCAATCGCGTTGCATGCATCAAATGGATACACCTTATGAATCGGATGGTAGGGGAATAACGTCATGGAAGCCTGACGTATTGCTTGTGGTGCAAAGCGGGCCCCTACTCGGAATGAAGCTGCTGTATCAAACGGCAAGCCGACAATCGCTAATTTAGCATTTTCTCTGTTTGATGGTAACCTCATAAAGGTCCCTGTTGTACAAAACTCTGGTTTAACATCCGGTGTTAAAGGATATTGCATCGATTTTCCCCTCATTTCCTATTTTACTATTTATTAATGCAATTTTTGTGCCAGAATCGAAGTCCTCATAGGCCAATTCCTTCGTGACAGTCGCTATTTAATATGGAATAATGTATGCACAGATGAATAATTCTCAAAATTCAAAACCTTCTATCACTTAATCCCTTATAACTAAATATACGGATAAACACAACGGTATTTTATTAAAAGCAAAATTTGGCATATAAATTGCATGAATACATAGTGAAATTAGAAATTAAATGGAGGGGGAATAAAAAATTAATTGTAGACAAAGGGGTAACATCAGAATGAAAACGCTTTAATTTAAGAGGGGGAATGATATGTGGAAAATGGCGTAAAGTTGAAAAGATCGTTAAAGTTATGGCAGGTTGTCATAATGGGATTAGCTTATATGACACCCATGGTAGTATTTGATACATTTGGAATTGTATCTGGTGAAACAAATGGGCATGTACCTGCCGCTTACGTTATTGCCTTGGTTGGCATGCTTTTCACTGCTGTAAGTTACGGGAAGTTGGTACGGGTTTTTCCTCAGGCTGGATCAGCCTATACCTATACGCAAAAAGCGATGAACCGGCATCTCGGTTTTCTCGTTGGATGGTCATCGTTACTCGATTATTTATTTTTGCCAATGGTAAATGCGTTGTTAACCAAACTTTACTTAAATGCTTTGTTTCCGTCTGTTCCAGATTTTATTTGGGTATTAGTATTTGTTGGAATTGTAACCCTTCTGAATTTACGAAGCGTCAATGTTCTGGCAAACTTCAATACACTTTTTGTTCTTGTGCAGATATTAATCATGGTTGTCTTCATCATCCTAGTTATTAAAGGGCTTAATGCAGGAGAAGGGACGGGAACTGTTTTTAGCATGCAGCCATTTTTTGTTGAGGGTATGAACATCCCAATCCTGATAACAGGAGCGACAATACTCTGCTTTTCATTCCTTGGTTTTGATGCTGTTACGACATTGTCGGAAGAAACGCCTAATCCAGAAAAAACAATTCCAAAAGCAATTCTCCTTACAGCTTTATGGGGAGGAGTAATCTTTATCACAACCTCATTTTTTATCCAATCATTTTTTCCAGATAATTCGAGGTTCATTGATTCAGAGGCAGCTTTACCTGAAATTGCCCTTTATGTTGGCGGGAAACTGTTTCAGTCGATTTTCTTATGTACAACCTTTGTGAATACACTTGCATCTGGACTTGCCTCTCACGCAAGTGTTTCCCGTCTTTTGTATGTTATGGGGCGCGATAAAGTATTCCCAGAAAAATGGTTTGGTTACGTACATCCAAAATGGAGAACACCTGCAATAAATGTTTTAATCGTTGGAGTGATATCATTATCCGCCTGGTTCTTTGATTTAGTTACAGCCACTTCACTTATTAATTTCGGAGCATTAATGGCCTTTACGTTTGTCAATCTTTCGGTGATTAGTCATTTTGCTGTCCGTGAAAAAATGCACCGCACTCCAAAGGGATTTTTTGATTACGTTATCATGCCATTAATTGGAGCCGGATTAGTTGGAGTCCTTTGGATCAATCTTGAGATAAGTTCTTTAGTCATGGGTGGAGGATGGTTCCTCATCGGACTTGCCTATCTAGCATTTCTAACAAAAGCCTTCAGAGTAGCACCTCCTCAATATAAAGCTGAGGAAGCAGAAATATAATTGGATTGAATCTTACGCATTCCCCGAAGTGGGAATGCGTATTTTTTTCACTTTTAAAATATATGCAGTTTTGAATAAAACAGTCATTTTTTCATAATATCCATTCTATTGCACTCTAAAAAATTAATAAAACTTTGGTAATTATGGCATTTCTTCATATGGCACGGAACTTGCTAATTAGATTAATAACAATAAAAAATGAGGTGTTAAGATGGCTAACGAATCTTTAGTTTTGCAAAAGAATGAGGTTGTAAAGGAAAAGGATAATTCACTTATTGAGTTTCAGGAGATTCTTAAGGAAGCTGTTGACATACTGAACTATCCTCCTCAAGTCTTCGAATTCTTAAAAAAGCCAATGAGATTTT from Neobacillus sp. CF12 encodes:
- a CDS encoding cell wall hydrolase, which encodes MNKFKKLLIATGLMLSMSAFTGVAKSEAATTHKIQYGETYWKIAKGFGIPINSVMSANNSKPLIAGQNMILPNSPISAADEELMARLVRAEAVGEPYAGKVAVATVILNRVKSPNFPNTVRGVIYQISNGHYAFTPVANGQINQPADAESKRAVNEAIALMGKGNGSLFFYNPKTASSQWIFSREVTVTIGNHRFAK
- a CDS encoding Dps family protein codes for the protein MENQLVSVLNKQIANWSVLYIKLHNYHWYVKGSQFFTLHAKFEEFYNEAGLHVDELAERLLAIGGNPVATMKECLELSSIKEAEGNESAEEMVQTIINDFSIIIGELKEGMSFAGEKNDETTGDMLLAIHSGLEKHVWMLTAFLGKSI
- a CDS encoding disulfide oxidoreductase produces the protein MNKALLLAWVAALIATIGSLYFSEVLLYIPCTLCWYQRIFMYPLAILLGIAFYRNDNAIVKYMLPLSIIGMLISGYHTALQKIPYLQQFEMCKSGVPCSKDYINWLGFITIPILAFTAFTIITVCLVFIARRKRD
- a CDS encoding APC family permease — translated: MENGVKLKRSLKLWQVVIMGLAYMTPMVVFDTFGIVSGETNGHVPAAYVIALVGMLFTAVSYGKLVRVFPQAGSAYTYTQKAMNRHLGFLVGWSSLLDYLFLPMVNALLTKLYLNALFPSVPDFIWVLVFVGIVTLLNLRSVNVLANFNTLFVLVQILIMVVFIILVIKGLNAGEGTGTVFSMQPFFVEGMNIPILITGATILCFSFLGFDAVTTLSEETPNPEKTIPKAILLTALWGGVIFITTSFFIQSFFPDNSRFIDSEAALPEIALYVGGKLFQSIFLCTTFVNTLASGLASHASVSRLLYVMGRDKVFPEKWFGYVHPKWRTPAINVLIVGVISLSAWFFDLVTATSLINFGALMAFTFVNLSVISHFAVREKMHRTPKGFFDYVIMPLIGAGLVGVLWINLEISSLVMGGGWFLIGLAYLAFLTKAFRVAPPQYKAEEAEI
- the speB gene encoding agmatinase, whose protein sequence is MQYPLTPDVKPEFCTTGTFMRLPSNRENAKLAIVGLPFDTAASFRVGARFAPQAIRQASMTLFPYHPIHKVYPFDACNAIDIGDVSVIPHNIHRSYEVMEKAVMELMEKGIIPIGLGGDHSVTLANLRAAAKIHGPVALIHFDSHTDTWDTYYEEKYWHGSPFIRAYEENLLIPDKVFQVGIRGTLNHPGDIDSSSDLGYHVITTPELKERGFENVVKEMKEKIGDTPCFLSFDIDFVDPSCAPGTGTLEVGGLNSFETLQIIRSLTDFNFIGFDLVEVLPPYDPTQITSLLAATIIHDFASLVALKIK